One region of Palaemon carinicauda isolate YSFRI2023 chromosome 40, ASM3689809v2, whole genome shotgun sequence genomic DNA includes:
- the LOC137631696 gene encoding piggyBac transposable element-derived protein 2-like, which yields MKKVPRGDTDVVVDNIHKILLVRWKDNAVVSVVSNISPVYPLESLSRWSAKDKKKISVSRPYLIGDYNRHMGGTDRMDQNINCYRISIRMKKWWWPIFSWVIDATIQNCWLLHRVDESNLPLLSFKRYIARTYLQKAEPRVGIGRPRQSSRVIPDVRYDNIGHLVEPLGKQAWKCALSSCKSRPSQGRMKCGVPLCVKCFANYHRRAL from the coding sequence ATGAAGAAGGTTCCTCGAGGAGATACAGATGTTGTTGTGGATAATATTCACAAGATCTTGTTGGTACGCTGGAAGGATAATGCAGTAGTTTCAGTGGTATCAAATATTTCTCCTGTTTATCCTCTGGAAAGTTTATCTCGATGGTcagcaaaggacaaaaagaaaattagtgtaaGTCGTCCTTATCTCATCGGCGATTACAACAGGCACATGGGTGGCACTGATAGGATGGACCAAAACATCAATTGTTACCGTATATCCATTAGAATGAAAAAGTGGTGGTGGCCTATATTTTCTTGGGTAATTGATGCAACGATTCAGAACTGCTGGCTTCTCCATCGTGTTGATGAAAGCAACCTTCCACTGCTGTCATTCAAGCGCTACATTGCAAGGACATACCTTCAGAAGGCAGAACCACGTGTGGGAATAGGCCGACCAAGACAGTCATCTCGGGTTATTCCAGATGTACGTTATGACAATATTGGTCACCTCGTCGAACCCCTTGGAAAACAGGCATGGAAATGTGCTCTATCCTCTTGTAAATCTCGTCCTTCACAAGGGCGTATGAAGTGTGGAGTTCCATTGTGTGTGAAATGCTTTGCTAATTATCATCGTCGTGCTCTTTAG